A window of Mucilaginibacter paludis DSM 18603 contains these coding sequences:
- the soxC gene encoding sulfite dehydrogenase, which translates to MDETKKDEPADTEHKISRRTLLGGALAAAMIPVSSSFANYVPVGGPALPPPVDPTKRIGPGPSKIGKRSTFENPARKPSDISSRSPLQDFYSTITPADLHFERHHAGIPDIDPNTYELLIHGMVERPMKFTLAELKRFPAVTRTCFIECAGNFRTGSEQMTPQDILGLTSQSEWTGVMLSTIFSEVGADPKATWFLAEGGDASLMTRSIPAHKGWEDAMIVYGQNGEAIRPAQGYPARLLLPGYEGNMNVKWLRRLELSDQPYWTREETSKYTYPVHNKIRMFSFEMDARSIITYPSFPQKIEKGWIEIRGVAWTGRGKITKVEVSTDAGKSWNDARLQEPVLDKAHTYFRYLWQWNGDETEILSRAIDETGYIQPSIKQLIEARGTDLGGYHMNPVTAWQIKQDGTVLFKPEGRK; encoded by the coding sequence ATGGACGAAACAAAAAAAGACGAACCTGCAGATACAGAACATAAAATTAGTCGCCGCACTTTATTGGGCGGAGCATTGGCTGCAGCTATGATTCCGGTGAGCTCATCATTCGCTAATTATGTGCCGGTTGGCGGCCCTGCTTTACCACCTCCCGTTGATCCAACAAAGCGGATAGGTCCCGGGCCTAGTAAGATCGGGAAGCGTTCAACTTTTGAAAATCCGGCGCGTAAGCCATCCGACATATCGTCGCGCTCACCATTGCAGGATTTTTACAGTACAATCACACCTGCCGACCTGCATTTTGAGAGGCATCACGCCGGTATTCCGGACATCGATCCCAACACTTACGAATTGTTGATCCATGGGATGGTAGAACGGCCAATGAAATTTACATTGGCTGAATTGAAAAGATTTCCAGCGGTAACGCGTACCTGCTTTATTGAGTGCGCAGGTAATTTTAGAACAGGCAGTGAGCAAATGACACCACAGGACATTTTAGGGTTAACCAGCCAAAGTGAATGGACTGGCGTGATGCTTTCGACCATTTTCAGTGAAGTGGGTGCCGATCCAAAAGCTACCTGGTTTTTGGCCGAGGGCGGCGATGCCTCTTTAATGACAAGAAGCATTCCCGCACATAAAGGCTGGGAAGATGCGATGATTGTGTATGGACAGAACGGGGAGGCCATCAGGCCGGCGCAGGGTTATCCGGCACGTTTGTTATTACCCGGATATGAGGGCAATATGAACGTTAAATGGCTGCGGCGCCTGGAATTATCAGATCAGCCCTACTGGACGCGTGAAGAAACATCCAAATACACTTATCCGGTTCACAACAAGATCAGGATGTTCAGTTTTGAGATGGATGCGCGGTCTATCATTACCTACCCGAGCTTTCCCCAAAAGATAGAGAAAGGCTGGATTGAGATACGCGGAGTTGCCTGGACAGGGCGGGGAAAGATTACGAAAGTAGAGGTTAGTACCGATGCTGGTAAAAGCTGGAATGATGCTCGTTTGCAGGAGCCTGTATTAGATAAGGCACATACTTATTTCAGATACCTGTGGCAGTGGAATGGTGATGAAACGGAGATATTAAGCCGGGCCATTGACGAAACCGGTTATATCCAGCCCTCAATTAAGCAACTGATTGAGGCGCGTGGCACCGACCTGGGCGGTTATCACATGAACCCTGTTACCGCCTGGCAGATTAAACAAGATGGAACCGTGCTTTTTAAACCCGAGGGCCGGAAATAA
- a CDS encoding YeiH family protein produces the protein MSENINLEVALEEAAAETTPLKRGFLKSLTEDWWALILGAIIISATVLFTINGGEIKLPVYKWSGSDELFNKILSINNILLVLETGVIFLALASIAIILSGGNIKKFVPGFAFIYLLVNVSFIIGGNKGIAYYGLEYVVFALLIGLILGNLVNIPAWLKEAVRSEFYIKTGLVILGTTILSSDLVSAGLPGIIQAIIVVTAVWFFSLWLSRKLKVDDEFGIILASAVSICGVSAAIVAAGAINGDKKKLSYVTTLVLLTAIPMMILQPWLIRVLHIPEIVGGAWLGGTLDTTASVAAAGAIVGPAAVKAGVIAKFSQNVFIGVAAFLIAIWWAYRKPKESAKEGAIQITAEKPSLKVVWERFPKFVLGFIAASLIFSFLLSPATVKSVSATLGSLRTVWFGMAFICIGMEAKFTDLVKLQGGRPAYTFIGAQVFNIFWTLLWSYLLFGGYIFPVPQF, from the coding sequence ATGTCAGAAAATATCAACCTTGAGGTAGCCCTGGAAGAGGCGGCCGCTGAAACCACACCGCTTAAGAGAGGCTTTTTAAAATCGCTTACCGAAGACTGGTGGGCTTTAATTCTTGGTGCAATCATCATATCGGCGACGGTATTATTTACGATCAACGGTGGCGAAATTAAGCTTCCGGTATATAAATGGAGCGGATCCGACGAGCTGTTCAATAAAATTTTATCGATCAACAATATCTTACTGGTACTCGAAACCGGTGTTATATTCCTGGCGCTGGCCTCTATAGCCATTATCTTATCAGGTGGTAACATCAAGAAATTTGTTCCAGGCTTCGCTTTTATTTATTTATTGGTAAATGTTTCTTTCATTATCGGCGGTAATAAAGGCATTGCCTATTACGGTTTGGAGTATGTGGTATTTGCCCTGCTTATTGGTTTAATACTGGGTAACCTGGTTAATATTCCAGCATGGCTTAAAGAGGCCGTCCGCTCGGAGTTCTATATAAAAACGGGGTTGGTAATATTAGGCACCACCATCTTGTCGTCCGACCTGGTTTCAGCGGGCTTACCGGGTATTATACAGGCTATTATCGTAGTTACCGCAGTTTGGTTCTTCTCCTTATGGTTAAGCCGGAAATTAAAAGTTGATGATGAATTTGGGATTATCCTGGCTTCGGCAGTATCTATTTGCGGCGTGTCGGCAGCTATTGTAGCTGCCGGAGCCATTAACGGTGACAAAAAAAAGCTGTCCTACGTAACCACTTTAGTATTATTGACGGCCATTCCGATGATGATTCTCCAACCCTGGCTGATCCGGGTACTACATATACCCGAAATTGTAGGCGGAGCATGGTTAGGAGGGACATTAGATACCACTGCCTCAGTGGCCGCGGCAGGAGCTATTGTGGGCCCCGCGGCTGTTAAGGCTGGTGTGATAGCCAAATTTTCTCAAAATGTTTTTATTGGTGTGGCAGCTTTTTTAATTGCTATCTGGTGGGCTTACCGCAAACCAAAGGAGAGTGCTAAAGAAGGTGCTATCCAGATTACGGCGGAAAAACCAAGCCTTAAGGTGGTTTGGGAACGTTTTCCAAAGTTTGTGCTGGGCTTTATCGCCGCATCCCTGATCTTTTCGTTTTTGCTGTCTCCTGCAACGGTTAAAAGCGTGTCGGCAACCTTAGGCAGCCTTCGTACGGTTTGGTTCGGAATGGCTTTTATCTGCATCGGTATGGAAGCTAAATTTACCGATCTGGTTAAGCTGCAAGGCGGCCGGCCGGCTTATACCTTTATAGGGGCGCAGGTATTCAATATCTTTTGGACGTTGTTATGGTCGTACCTGTTATTTGGAGGTTATATTTTCCCGGTGCCCCAATTTTAA
- a CDS encoding RNA polymerase sigma factor — translation MNRIYENLSDPELLNLLGQEKQAAFLCIYKRYWSELYRCAFKIAPNQKNCEEVIHDVFLLLWNERELTNINSLKDYLYIALKNSILNRRDSKINLLKTPNSKPLPASFETEAEEHFSYPELNEIHDRDLERSAGMIPADDEQKKVTLG, via the coding sequence ATGAACCGCATTTATGAGAATCTGTCAGATCCGGAACTTTTAAACTTATTGGGTCAGGAGAAACAAGCCGCTTTCTTATGCATTTACAAACGGTATTGGTCTGAACTATACCGCTGTGCTTTTAAAATTGCCCCAAATCAAAAAAACTGTGAGGAGGTCATTCATGATGTTTTTTTATTATTATGGAACGAGAGGGAGCTAACCAACATTAACTCTTTAAAAGACTATCTGTATATTGCATTGAAAAACAGTATTTTAAACAGACGAGATTCAAAAATAAACCTGTTAAAAACACCCAATTCAAAACCCTTACCGGCTTCTTTTGAAACAGAGGCAGAAGAGCATTTCAGTTACCCGGAACTTAACGAAATACACGATCGGGATTTAGAACGATCTGCCGGAATGATACCGGCAGATGATGAGCAGAAAAAAGTTACTCTTGGATAA
- a CDS encoding peroxiredoxin family protein has translation MSSKTKYRYFNSLEIILENDFVFKLFKPLIPVKAGNIIPDLAFSKDFGRWQQYTNGAESRGLIPFTKLKSKPIVLAFYSQHWGQLGIDQLVRLNELQHEVKAAGANLIVISPQKESFLNKLAWEYNFTLTFYFDLQNEVARQFRVYHEDSPVWNLFSGVDENVPLLASYVVNPSKHVVYQHIDYNLSGTFSSQEILRAVYEAAHYTGDRKSA, from the coding sequence ATGTCTTCTAAAACCAAATACCGCTACTTTAATTCCCTGGAAATCATACTTGAAAACGATTTTGTTTTCAAACTATTCAAACCGTTGATCCCGGTAAAGGCCGGTAATATTATTCCCGATCTTGCATTTTCCAAAGATTTTGGAAGATGGCAGCAGTACACCAACGGAGCGGAATCACGTGGTCTGATCCCTTTCACCAAACTAAAAAGTAAGCCCATTGTCCTCGCCTTTTATTCGCAGCATTGGGGGCAGCTGGGTATAGATCAATTGGTCCGGTTGAACGAATTGCAGCATGAGGTTAAAGCCGCGGGCGCAAACCTGATCGTTATCAGTCCTCAAAAAGAATCTTTTCTAAATAAGCTGGCATGGGAGTACAATTTTACCCTGACCTTTTATTTTGATCTTCAAAACGAGGTCGCGCGGCAGTTCCGCGTTTATCATGAGGATAGCCCCGTTTGGAATTTATTTAGCGGAGTGGATGAAAACGTGCCGCTATTGGCAAGTTATGTTGTCAATCCATCAAAGCATGTGGTTTATCAGCACATCGATTATAATCTGTCGGGTACTTTTTCATCGCAGGAAATCCTGAGGGCTGTTTACGAAGCAGCTCATTATACCGGCGATCGTAAATCGGCTTAG
- a CDS encoding PIG-L family deacetylase translates to MHKLVFAWFFVTLSVMLAFNVNGQQKTEAPRVLVVMAHPDDESILSVTIYKIAKEQHGIVDLFVITNGEAGYKYSILAEQYYGVPLTAEKVGRALLPDIRKKELRSAGHILGVSKYYYQDQPDSHYGLSEKEPLDTSWNTAIIKKRLNEVLTKSKYDFVFCVLPEPCTHGQHKAASLLALNSIAALPAASRPIILGARTRNKTDTICRFEQYLYYKATKTEPHTYQVDRTASFGFKNKLNYKVIANWEIAEHKSQGATQMTMNDGDLEEFWYFTLNGDAGLVKTRQLFNLLEQIPGAPPTDLDRTAFHRF, encoded by the coding sequence ATGCACAAGTTGGTTTTTGCCTGGTTCTTTGTCACCCTTTCTGTTATGCTGGCTTTTAATGTTAACGGCCAACAGAAAACAGAGGCGCCGCGCGTCTTGGTAGTGATGGCTCATCCAGATGATGAAAGTATTTTGTCGGTCACAATATATAAGATTGCTAAGGAACAACACGGAATTGTTGATCTTTTTGTGATAACCAATGGCGAAGCCGGTTATAAATACTCCATTTTGGCAGAGCAATATTATGGCGTTCCTTTAACGGCCGAAAAGGTTGGACGAGCGCTTCTTCCTGATATCAGGAAAAAGGAGTTGAGGAGCGCCGGTCATATCTTAGGAGTATCCAAATATTACTACCAGGATCAACCCGACTCTCACTATGGCCTAAGCGAAAAGGAACCTTTGGATACCAGTTGGAATACGGCGATTATAAAAAAGCGTTTGAATGAGGTATTAACCAAAAGTAAATATGATTTTGTGTTTTGCGTTTTGCCTGAGCCTTGTACCCATGGCCAGCATAAAGCCGCATCTTTATTGGCGCTGAATAGTATTGCTGCCTTACCTGCTGCAAGCAGGCCTATCATTTTAGGTGCCAGAACCCGTAATAAAACAGACACGATTTGCCGTTTTGAGCAATACCTGTATTATAAAGCAACCAAGACCGAGCCACATACTTATCAGGTTGACCGGACGGCGAGTTTTGGTTTCAAGAACAAGCTCAATTATAAAGTGATAGCAAATTGGGAAATAGCTGAACATAAATCGCAGGGGGCTACCCAAATGACAATGAATGACGGTGATTTGGAAGAGTTCTGGTATTTTACATTAAACGGCGATGCAGGTTTAGTAAAAACCCGCCAATTGTTTAATTTACTGGAACAAATACCCGGAGCCCCGCCTACAGATTTGGATAGAACAGCCTTTCACCGTTTTTAA
- a CDS encoding sterol desaturase family protein, which yields MIKFLETISQSLNGLGFPVLILALGILEFSLGLYGKHWTKNERILDILSFVFPPLLLYPVLAYLGLKFLPQVIPQYQDLFSWVPFIFGFLIIAIADDLTQYWYHRLHHQIPFLWRFHRTHHSAPYMGMAMASRQNIIYTFLFSQIYLTTILVYLGLGYPALFVRALKTVIVTFAHSSIKWDKPFYRYKVLHPFAWVLERLISTPATHHAHHSSSTDDGVGYYKGNFGNMFFLWDVLFGTALISRQYPKAYGISHYEGDEWYAQLLWPILKSKKEGSELSRGGPVVRADIEPDKLSRITQASSGESDPLHLAFKN from the coding sequence ATGATTAAATTTTTAGAAACCATTTCACAAAGCCTAAATGGCCTGGGTTTTCCTGTTTTGATATTAGCGCTCGGCATCCTGGAATTTTCGCTCGGGCTTTATGGGAAACACTGGACAAAGAATGAGCGTATATTAGATATCCTCAGTTTTGTTTTTCCGCCACTGTTGCTATATCCTGTGCTGGCCTATTTGGGTTTAAAGTTTTTACCGCAGGTTATTCCGCAATACCAAGATTTATTTTCATGGGTGCCTTTTATCTTCGGCTTTCTTATTATTGCCATCGCTGATGATCTTACCCAATACTGGTATCACCGCTTGCACCACCAGATCCCGTTTCTATGGCGTTTTCATCGTACGCATCATTCTGCCCCCTATATGGGCATGGCTATGGCCAGCCGGCAAAATATCATCTATACGTTTTTGTTTTCACAAATCTACCTTACCACTATATTGGTATATCTGGGCCTGGGTTATCCTGCTTTGTTTGTAAGGGCGTTAAAAACGGTGATCGTCACTTTTGCGCATTCGAGCATTAAATGGGATAAGCCATTTTATAGATACAAAGTGCTACATCCATTTGCCTGGGTATTAGAGCGACTGATTTCTACGCCTGCCACTCACCATGCGCATCATTCCAGTTCTACCGATGATGGGGTAGGTTATTATAAAGGCAATTTTGGCAATATGTTTTTCCTTTGGGATGTGCTCTTTGGTACAGCCCTTATCTCCCGGCAATATCCCAAGGCGTATGGTATATCTCACTACGAGGGCGACGAATGGTATGCACAACTACTTTGGCCTATTCTTAAATCAAAAAAAGAGGGGAGTGAGTTATCGCGCGGCGGGCCGGTAGTTCGCGCTGATATTGAGCCAGATAAACTATCCCGTATAACGCAGGCAAGTTCAGGCGAATCCGATCCCTTGCATCTGGCTTTCAAAAATTAA
- the metN gene encoding methionine ABC transporter ATP-binding protein MetN yields MMIELKNITKTFYKNTSQVSALSNISLVVPKGKILGVIGASGAGKSTLIRCVNLLERPTSGEVFIGGRNLTSLKPAALAKARREIGMIFQHFNLLSSRTVAGNVAFPLELSNTPGDEIKKRVAELLELVGLGDKANEYPGNLSGGQKQRVAIARTLATNPKVLLCDEATSALDPATTRSILNLLKDINKRFQITILLITHEMNVVKAICDEVAVISEGRLIERGPVSDVFAYPETTIAKQFIASSLHAALPAEYEQRVSPTPQGQNHPVVKLEFNGHSAGAGILSEASRMFNVDNNIISAQMDYTGGVKYGVMLIEVAGGENDTKASLNYYRSKHIDVEVLGYV; encoded by the coding sequence ATGATGATAGAGCTAAAAAATATTACTAAAACATTTTATAAAAATACCAGCCAGGTGAGCGCTTTATCTAATATTTCGCTAGTTGTTCCTAAAGGTAAAATATTGGGGGTTATAGGGGCGTCGGGTGCCGGGAAAAGTACATTGATCCGTTGTGTTAACCTGCTGGAACGGCCAACATCCGGAGAGGTATTTATCGGTGGTCGTAATTTAACGTCCCTTAAACCTGCAGCGCTTGCTAAGGCAAGGCGCGAGATAGGTATGATTTTCCAGCATTTTAACTTACTATCCTCACGCACGGTAGCTGGCAACGTAGCGTTCCCTTTGGAGCTCAGTAATACACCGGGAGACGAAATAAAGAAACGGGTTGCCGAATTACTGGAATTAGTGGGCCTCGGCGACAAAGCCAATGAATACCCCGGAAATTTATCTGGTGGGCAAAAGCAACGGGTAGCCATTGCAAGAACGTTAGCAACCAATCCCAAAGTATTGTTATGCGACGAGGCAACCAGCGCTCTCGACCCAGCAACAACGCGCTCTATTCTTAATCTGTTAAAAGATATCAATAAGCGTTTCCAAATCACAATCTTACTCATCACACATGAAATGAATGTGGTAAAAGCTATTTGCGACGAAGTAGCCGTTATCAGCGAAGGGAGATTGATTGAACGCGGCCCGGTAAGTGATGTTTTTGCCTATCCGGAAACTACAATTGCAAAGCAATTCATCGCGTCATCCTTGCACGCGGCTTTACCGGCTGAATATGAACAGCGGGTTTCACCAACGCCCCAAGGCCAAAATCATCCAGTGGTTAAACTGGAATTTAACGGGCATTCGGCCGGGGCCGGCATTTTATCCGAGGCAAGCAGGATGTTTAACGTAGATAATAACATTATCAGCGCGCAAATGGATTATACGGGAGGGGTGAAATACGGCGTAATGCTTATTGAAGTGGCCGGCGGTGAAAATGATACCAAGGCGTCGCTGAACTATTATCGCAGCAAACATATTGATGTGGAGGTACTGGGCTATGTCTGA
- the metI gene encoding methionine ABC transporter permease MetI: MSEPMLVMILRGLWETIVMTFVSGFFGFLLGLPTGVVLFMTRKGQVLENRFVNGGVSVLVNIFRSIPFIILIVWMIPFTRVLVGTSIGVEAALVPLSIGAAPFIARMVENSLVEIPNGLIEAARSMGATPLQIVFKVLLPEALPSIIGSASITLITLVGYSAMGGAVGAGGLGQIGYQYGYVGYDVVVMNTVLVLLVLLVFIIQVAGEFIAKKVDHRK; encoded by the coding sequence ATGTCTGAACCAATGTTGGTTATGATTTTGCGGGGTTTATGGGAAACCATCGTGATGACTTTTGTATCTGGCTTTTTTGGTTTTTTATTGGGATTACCGACCGGGGTAGTGCTGTTTATGACCAGGAAAGGCCAGGTACTGGAAAATCGTTTCGTCAATGGGGGTGTCTCTGTATTGGTCAATATTTTCCGTTCGATCCCCTTTATTATTTTGATCGTATGGATGATCCCTTTTACAAGGGTATTGGTAGGAACCTCTATCGGAGTTGAAGCGGCGCTGGTACCGCTGAGTATAGGTGCGGCGCCATTTATTGCAAGAATGGTTGAAAATAGTTTGGTCGAGATTCCGAATGGTTTAATTGAGGCAGCGCGGTCAATGGGGGCCACGCCATTGCAGATTGTTTTTAAAGTATTGCTGCCCGAAGCGCTGCCATCTATTATCGGCAGTGCCTCAATTACCCTCATTACCCTGGTTGGTTATTCGGCCATGGGTGGCGCGGTGGGAGCGGGGGGCTTAGGTCAAATTGGCTATCAGTATGGTTACGTGGGTTATGATGTTGTTGTTATGAATACTGTTCTTGTCCTTTTGGTATTACTCGTATTTATCATTCAAGTGGCGGGTGAGTTTATTGCAAAAAAAGTGGACCATCGCAAATAA
- the metQ gene encoding methionine ABC transporter substrate-binding lipoprotein MetQ: MKNLSLITIAVLYLGLSACGRKNQANNTNHIKVGVESGPEYTVAQAAQKVAKEKYGLDVELVQFNDYVMPNEALRQGDIDLNVFQNKPYLDVQAKQRGYKFAILGNTFVYPLAGYSRKIKSISGLQDGSTIIIPNDPTNSGRSLLLLQKAGLLKLRDNVGLLPTVNDIVANPKSLKILELEAPQLPRALDDQKVTIAIINNTFAGPAGLVAKRDGLFVEDEKSPYVNIIVSREDNRNQDNVKKIVKSYQSPEVAAVAEVAFKGGAVKGW; this comes from the coding sequence ATGAAAAATTTATCGTTAATTACTATCGCCGTTTTATACCTCGGCTTATCGGCATGTGGAAGGAAAAATCAAGCCAATAACACCAATCATATTAAAGTTGGTGTTGAATCTGGACCTGAATACACCGTTGCGCAGGCAGCCCAAAAAGTGGCTAAAGAAAAGTATGGCCTGGATGTGGAGCTGGTTCAGTTTAATGATTATGTAATGCCCAACGAAGCCTTAAGGCAGGGTGATATCGATTTAAACGTATTCCAAAATAAGCCTTACCTGGATGTGCAGGCAAAGCAGAGGGGCTATAAGTTTGCTATACTTGGCAATACTTTTGTGTACCCGCTGGCGGGTTATTCAAGGAAGATTAAAAGCATTTCCGGGTTGCAAGATGGCAGCACAATTATTATTCCAAATGATCCTACCAATAGCGGGAGATCTTTACTGCTGTTACAAAAAGCCGGTTTGCTAAAACTCAGGGATAATGTGGGTTTACTGCCAACTGTAAATGATATTGTGGCCAATCCAAAGAGTTTAAAAATTCTGGAATTGGAAGCGCCCCAATTACCGAGAGCGCTTGACGACCAAAAGGTAACTATAGCCATCATCAATAACACCTTTGCAGGCCCGGCCGGTCTTGTCGCTAAACGGGACGGATTATTCGTGGAAGATGAAAAATCGCCTTATGTCAATATTATCGTATCCAGAGAGGATAACAGGAATCAGGATAACGTGAAAAAAATCGTGAAGTCGTACCAGTCACCAGAAGTAGCTGCAGTGGCCGAAGTGGCTTTTAAAGGCGGCGCGGTTAAAGGCTGGTAA